atataggaCACTTTGTGTATGGAATTAACATTTCACCTGTACTTACTTTCACATTTTAACTTGTTTGATACATGGATTGGATCAGCTTTCCatctgttaaaattaacaactttgTACACCGAGTTAACTTTTCATCTGTTCAAATATCTGCTTTTTACATATCTTGCATTTTTACATTCTTCGTTACTGTGTTGATGGAGTCATCTTTTCATCTGTTTTGCtatctatattttgaattcaagtCACCCTTTCTATTCCTCATTGTAAATACTCATCTTCCCTTTGTTTTTCAAACTGggaattgtttttgtatttttagttgaTCAATAAAATTGCTCCCCGGATGCCCCCGACAGGGGGCGGGACGGGGTTAAGCTTTTCTGatggctatggagttgaacattggtagtcgtaatcCTAAAATTGGGtagtctgttcaacgacggttttataatgtaaaacagAGTGGTattttaaacgttaaaaatattagatcCCAAACGCTTTGATTTTCACAATCTTCATATTGACATTTCGCGCCCCTTTTTTGGGCCTTTGGTGGAGAGCGCTGGCTAAAGTTAGGATAAACGTGTCGTAACAGTCATAAAGTACTGCTGCAATTTCACAGTAATGTAAAAGCTTACAGTAAGAGAAAAACGTTATTTACGGTCACGACAGGGCCTCAACTGCTTGAGGTCCTCCTCGACAGCGTTCATCCATATATTCTTCGGTCATATACTCTTTCGTTAATCCTCGCATCTTTCTTTAAAGATCTTCTTGTGCCGCGATGGCtcgggggatagagcgttcgccttccaaagaagcaaaccgggttcgaatcccagtcgatgcgaattccgcatccgtNttttttaaataattttatgatatatatatatcgtaaaaaatatagttattctACTGAAGACTACAAGGCTACAAAGGTTACAATAGATAGCCGCTAATCCTAAAACCAATTGGTATTGATTGAGAAAACAATTCACAATGCTTGTAATACTTATACGCATTTACCGATATTTACTCATTATGCATTGAGAATAAGTTtgtaaatatacataatttgcGTGTGAAACAGGGTGATTCGCCAATAACGGCGCAAACTAGGAAGGTGTACGCGTaagcaattataattttgtataggAATATAAGGTTTAAAGGGTTGTGTTTAAGCGGAAAGGCAAAAAACTACACGGGAGGCAAAACTAgttctttttacaaaactaatgCAAAGTGCTTCTTTTGCTGCTTACTTTCGAACATTGTGTGTGCTGCAAAAATCTTCACTTTTATTGTACCAAGAAACCATTTTTGGTACAACAGTACAGATTCTTTGCTGTTTCCTTTAGCAGCGCCATCATACATTCGATGCATGTCTGGCTTTTCCTTATGCACCAACCATTCATTTTCATCAAACCTCCCCACACTCTCAAAATCACGGTTGCTAATGACATTCTTCATTTGATACATTGGATCACGGTTTTCTTGCTCACTACCATCTTCTAACTACTGTATTGCCAGTCAACATCAGCAGTAGTTCATTAGTGATCGCAATCTCGAACACTTATTGAAAATACTGCTTTTCTACAAAAAAGCAcagatttagaaaataaatgtcccgcagtggactgatcgtaaagacttggttcccagtagaacattgaagtcaagcatcactggctgcgctcagtaagcgggtgggtgaacactttgatcagcctgcatagGACCGAGGGTACAGGGTATCGGTCGTTGTTAAGCTGTTCTACCGTAACGTGCTCGGCTTTGCAcgcagatcgtcgggctaccaaagcaggggagccattccttctgtagaggatcaaaattgctaCGGCTTGTcgtcggatcattctcagggatgtttcccaaccAGATGTGCAACCccagtgtgacgtaaataaagtacctacctctGTTAAAATGAAACAACTAACTGAAAAACATTAGTCTCAACTGACCATTGAAaccgttttcttttcttcagatTCGTGATAATATGTACTTAAACATctcttggaaaaaaattgaaaattgaagtattattacattttttttaaccggGAGTTTGATGCGCTCAAGCaatcatcaaaaatttgaagttatgcacaatttttttaaaatgaaactattttattttcttacaagttTAGTGCAAAAAAATCCAAGTATTAACTACAGACACatggaaaaactataaaacagaAGCATTCTCAGCACAAAAGTGAAACTCATTCTTTTAAAGCTTCTCATCAGTTAGCTAACGCCATCTGTTAACATGAAGACTCAGCACCCGCGTAACTTTTCGCGTGCTTTAACGCGTTCCTTTAGACCCCATACTACTATACGAAAATTACACGCTTAGTACACTCAACTACCTCTCTAAGTTTACctcgtggttttcttctttcttcttttgtttgttGAGCTTCGCACCTGGGCAGCACAGCGGCCCCTTATCCCATCcatcatgttttttaaaatagttatggtAGGAATTCATGAGGTCAGCAGTCTATGTGGTGACTGATTTGTCTCGTGATCGTGCTATCACGCtgcatatacaccgaagagccattacattacgACCACCCTACttataacatgtaggaccacctttagtcCTGAAAattgctagcacccgccgtgcaTTGATGCTaaaaggtgctgataggtagtctgaggtatctggtaccaagcgctcaccagcTGGTCTTGCAATTTCCTCACATTGCAAGGGGGGTAatgtggcagcacgaatttgatTTTCCAAGTAGGTATCTCTTGATTGACAATAAAAGATTGGCGGGGTAATCATTATTTCCACAGAACAgaaatgttattctttttttttgaatattaagtaAAGGCACACATCTTCAGgctaacattacaaaaaaaatcttattttcttattgaaaaccttgtttttaaactttcttttcctAATAAGGGTAAGGTTCTCAAACGCAACATTTTTTGATGATGAGTGTTCATTTATCTCGCCAACCAagacttttataataataaaagaattatatatttgccacttcaaaaaagacaaaaaacatGATACAATTATGATCATAAAATCTGAGATAAAccttgtttttttaactattctttcTTACATTACATGATTATTGCaaaaaccttaattttaatgaaacaagaaaaaagaaataaaaaaagatggaGCTGTCAATCTTGATTTAATTTCAGCAGGTTTTCTAAGCCTCGTTTTGTCAAGATAGATTCAATCTCGATATAAATTGGCAGGTTGTGCAAGCTTAATTCGAATTTCAAAACCTTGTTAGGGTTTTGTGAAAAAGGTTTCTGCTGGCATTAAAACCAACTTTACACTGTTATCTAGATGAAGAATTAAGAATAGTATGAACCACAACTTTTAAATAGCTTCACAGTTGCTGCAATAATAAGATTCAAGTTTTTTGAAGTTTACACAAGGGTTATTGTTCACACAAGTGCTTACTTGGCAGTTTAAGACTTGGCGATAAAATCGAAGAACAGTCTCTGATATGGGTGCTGCTGCGGAAAGAATGGCTTTTATGTTTCCCCCTAGACTTTCAGCGAAACCTTTACATATTTCTGGAGTCCAGAGCTCTTCTATACCTCTAGATCTGAAATAAGGATAGATTCAGCtccaattaaaactaattaactttgttaaaataaaataggaaattggcaatttttagtTCCTAAATCCAGTTGGATACTTGCAAGCGGTGTGGgtcagccaatcaggttcgacacacacgGGTGATGTCAtctgcaggtatccaattaaatcttaTCCGAAAATTGATTCAGCGTGATAGTTAACTCAAacgaggccgggatagccttgTTGGCAGGACGCTGGACTCCCGTTCATAAGAAAGGGAGTTTGAATTcagccgaccgaagactccccgtgttgtcagtggtgactgatgcacgctaaatctgtagGGTTGCTAATTCCTCCACGTTCccaaaacaaattaaacctctcggggtactgaattggagattaatcGTTCTCTAGTTCAAGTccaaattacgatctgtggaggAATGAATGGATGCATAAACGGTACCGCCCTGTAAataggtgtgacgtatgggtgggAAGTCGAAttattggccatagatggcgccactggaagaCATGAACAATCGCACCgtttgccttaatggcctacgacaacaacagcaacattAACTCAAACCTTAAAGCTGAGACATATACATGCCACGCACAACCACGTCATTAGACACAATCATGTGATTATTTTCAAGTGCCCAATTAGATGggttgttcatttttttattgagggcgttgaatttatttttaggggTAAAATTACTATGGTTTTCTTCCTCGTGAAACCCGTGCTCGCAATGGCTTCAATCGCAAAGTTCTTTACGAATGAAATTTTACCCTTGAAATTTACCCGAGAATTCGAGAACGTCCTATTGGTTCAGTCTAATAATAATTGACTACAGAATCGagcttaaagtaattttatattatacgatttgtcaaatttattaatgttcttttatcataattaattactaaatcaCTGCAGTAATAGTCCATGCTAGAGCATGGCCTCTCTAGCAATTTTACTTTGAAGTAGTCTGTTGCGCGCGTGCTTTAGTATTCCTACTCGTCATTCTCAAAAGTGTTTCTCGAATCTATTTCgccaagtaaaataaaacagccacagtttaagtgctGTTACTCTTAAggcaaatttatagttttaaatttcatataccGTAaggaatcatttaaattttagaatgggaaagcagcttaaatattttaatacttattaaacaCTTAACTTACAAATTGTTAATTTGGCGTGATTTTTCAACCTATGagaaaattaccaaaatcaataagtaattcctaaatttttatgagtcaGGTAATGCAGCAATAGAGTGGTGGCTcaggtggctcaggagatagagcgttcaccttccaatgaggtaaaccgggttcgaatctcaacaATGATTAGTCAATACGAATTACACactcggcttgcaccgaccacagtgctgacgtatcctcagtggtagacgaatcatgggatGGTGTCCCCATGCCATCAGGCTAACGGTCGGAGTTTCTTGTGGTATTCCtcgccatgtaacgcaaatgtgggtttgttccatctaaaagtcctccacgaaggcaaaatttctctcaatacttgagcCAGGAGTTCTCTCgtctcctggattgggttcaaaactacatggctatggagttgaacattggtagtcgtaatcCTAAAATTGGGtagtctgttcaacgacggttttataatgtaaaatagagtggtattttaaatgttaaaaatattagatcCCAAACGCTTTGATTTTCACAAAAGTGTgtcttttcttcatattgacaTTTTGCGCCCCTTTTTTGGGCCTTTGGTGGAGAGCACTGGCTAAAGTTAGGATAAACGTGTCGTAACAATTATAAAGTACTGCTGCAATTTCACAGTAATGTAAAAGCTTACAGTAAGAGAAAAACGTTATTTACGGTCACGGCAGGGCCTCAACTGCTTGAGGTCCTCCTCGACAGCGTTCATCCATATATTCTTGGGTCATATACCCTTTCGTTAATCCTCGCATCTTTCTTTAAAGATCTTCTTGTGCCGCGATGgctaaggggatagagcgttcgccttccaatgaggcaaNAATTGGTAAGTACATATTCAacaccacagtgctgacttgaaatatcctcagtggtagatggatcatgggttagagtccttttgcagtcaggctacccgtgggagattctcgtggtcttcctctccatgtaacgcaaatgagggttagctctatcaaaaagtcgcaaatttctcccaatactcgatccaggagttcccttgtcttttcgatagggttcaaaattacaaggctacggagtggaacattagtagtcgtaaacccaaaattgggtcggctgttcNGCTGTTGAACGACggccataaaataaaataaaaatcttctttgTGCATTTATTCCTTTTCTTTACAATCCCAAACCATTGgattttttatgactttagaaagtttattatttattcttttattgtaatcaattctgtttttcttaatttttttaattagaaatttttttaatatactaatttttatttttttaaatacaagagAGATTTAGACTTTTGCCTACGGCTGGTACAATAAGTGGACCAGAATGGCTTCATCATACTAAGCGCCGTAACCAAATAGTTAATACAGGCCCCTTGCCAGATTATTAGACTCACTATAAGATtgtatgtaaaatcttaattatcatgcgatactatacagctttattatttttacgctACTGAAACCtttttgcacttgcttacgttcgtgtataaattggttaaattagacgatgtaTAGTATAAATTGACGATTtcataaattagacgatatattatataaatatataaacactcCATTACAAATTGTTAATTTGACGTAATTTTTCAACCTATGagaaaattaccaaaatcaataagtaattcctaaatttttatgagtcaGGTAATGCAGCAATAGAGTGGCACTACCCGAGGTGGcccaggagatagagcgttcaccttccaatgaggtgaaccgggttcgaatctcaacaATGGTTAGTCAATACGAATTACACactcggcttgcaccgaccacagtgctgaggtatcctcagtggtagacgaatcatgggctagagtccccaTGCCATCAGGCTAACGGTCGGAGtttcttgtggtcttcctctccatgtaacgcaaatgtgggtttgTTGCATctaaaagtcttccacgaaggcaaaatttctctcaatacttgagcCAGGAGTTCTCTCgtctcctggattgggttcaaaactacatgGCTAATGGAGTTAAGACAGAGCTGAAACACGCTGTTGATAAAATCAGGAATAACAAAGCTTCAGGCTACGACGGCATACCGCCGGAAGTCTTTAAGGCAATCTATATATTAGCACCAGACTGGATGCTAGGGATCTTTAATAAATGTCAAGAACTCTGCTACTTCCCAAGCTTTTGGAAAATAGCAAAACTAATTCTGATTCCGaagatatggaaaaatttagattaaccTGACGGTTATAGACCAATTTCTCTACTCCCGGTTTGGGGGAAGATTTTGGATAGGTTGATCACTTCCAGACTCTCGTACTTTTTGGAATCGAACAGTTTACTCCATGAAGAACAACATGGCTTCAGAAAGCATAGGGCCACAAGTGCGTCCGATAATTTGTACAGGGATTgtaaatatactatatatattttttaattttacacttggattttaagtaaatattttgaattttaagttaaaaatttaaattttgcatataaataaatcgtaaatacatttttcaatcatttcatcttaaattcattactttttcaTTCCATGTCTATTGCTTACAACATTCATCTTCATCATTTCTTTACTAAGTTTTGCTTGAGTCTGTAAAAAGTGAATAAGTCAGTACTGATTTTTCGGTATATTTTTACAAGATGACTTATTGTATGCAAAACAGAAATAGTTAACAAATGCATTTTCTCTGTTAGAAGAAAGATGATGCTTTTGAACAAGTGAAAAACtcaatttatgaaaagttaatt
The sequence above is a segment of the Parasteatoda tepidariorum isolate YZ-2023 unplaced genomic scaffold, CAS_Ptep_4.0 HiC_scaffold_2107, whole genome shotgun sequence genome. Coding sequences within it:
- the LOC122273059 gene encoding long-chain-fatty-acid--CoA ligase 5-like, with protein sequence MFTVGASIGFYSGDVNSLLDDMKVLKPTFWPAVPRMLNKLYDMTQAKLSKEMMKMNVVSNRHGMKKSRGIEELWTPEICKGFAESLGGNIKAILSAAAPISETVLRFYRQVLNCQVSTCVNNNPCVNFKKLESYYCSNCEAI